The proteins below are encoded in one region of Stieleria sp. JC731:
- a CDS encoding TonB-dependent receptor, whose amino-acid sequence MLPEIVVEADRGSNADEASGNTDNAAALPDAAAGEGPLNTGGATESPFGNTPPQQVPSQPTTQFESGISREDSLLGQASSASTGAYGQTDLQSRPINRPGDVLELIPGFIATQHSGTGKANQYFVRGINLDHGTDFAVRVDGIPMNLPSHGHGQGYLDVNWLIPELMQSAEYRLGPYYADIGDFSSAGAVDIQIAKELPNGIASATAGSFDYYRTLIADSGEFAGGTLLYAFETTFYNGPWTVKEDFDKLNGLLRWSHGNQDHGVSMTLFGYDSQWTATNQVPVRAVDAGIVSRFGTLDPSDGGKTSRYGINGQYWSHDRDVTTKANAYVSYYDMDLFSNFTFYLDDPVNGDQIEQVDQRWYAGMNLSQTYHRECVDHTVGFQFRNDNIHELALNRTRNRQFVSPVRNDSVDQQSYSLYYENKAILTPLLRSTIGLRGDFYRFHNRANVNTADTGTVDDTVLSPKLGIVLGPWSDSELYVNWGQSFHSNDARGVNSSTDPADPLVKSDGAEVGARTWLTPDWNSTIALWYLEIDSELLFVGDAGTTEAGPASHRGGITWTNFLRLTDWMTADVDYSHVRPRFTGGDRIPNAVENVVTTGITAQGPDSPWYGTFRLRHYGPAALSEDNSARSSTTTLANMQVGYQTRRMTMAVDIFNLFDSDDNDITYFYESQPLGLAAAEDLHFHSVEPLMARASVTWRF is encoded by the coding sequence ATGCTCCCGGAAATCGTCGTCGAAGCGGATCGCGGATCAAATGCTGATGAGGCTTCTGGAAACACAGACAACGCCGCGGCGCTTCCTGATGCAGCTGCCGGCGAAGGCCCACTAAATACAGGCGGTGCAACGGAGTCTCCGTTTGGAAACACTCCACCACAGCAAGTTCCTTCGCAGCCAACAACACAGTTTGAGTCCGGGATCAGCCGTGAAGACTCGCTGTTGGGGCAGGCATCGTCCGCATCGACGGGGGCCTATGGACAGACCGACTTGCAGTCTCGTCCGATCAATCGCCCAGGGGATGTGCTGGAACTGATCCCCGGATTTATCGCGACGCAGCACAGTGGAACTGGAAAAGCGAACCAGTACTTTGTGCGTGGAATCAATCTTGACCATGGGACCGATTTCGCGGTCCGTGTTGACGGCATTCCGATGAACCTGCCCTCACACGGACACGGCCAAGGGTACCTGGATGTGAACTGGTTGATTCCAGAACTGATGCAAAGTGCTGAGTATCGACTGGGGCCTTACTATGCGGACATTGGCGATTTCAGTTCGGCCGGTGCTGTCGATATTCAGATAGCGAAGGAGTTACCCAATGGTATCGCATCGGCGACCGCGGGATCCTTTGACTACTATCGAACGTTGATCGCTGATTCGGGTGAATTCGCAGGTGGAACGCTTCTGTACGCATTCGAGACGACGTTTTACAACGGTCCGTGGACTGTAAAGGAAGACTTTGACAAGCTGAACGGTTTGTTGCGTTGGTCGCATGGCAACCAAGACCATGGCGTATCAATGACCCTGTTTGGGTATGACAGTCAATGGACGGCGACCAATCAAGTTCCTGTACGAGCTGTCGATGCAGGAATCGTGTCTAGGTTTGGAACTCTTGATCCGAGTGACGGTGGAAAGACGAGTCGCTACGGCATCAACGGTCAATACTGGAGCCACGATAGAGACGTGACAACAAAAGCAAACGCCTATGTCAGCTACTATGACATGGACTTGTTCTCGAACTTTACGTTCTATCTGGATGACCCCGTCAACGGAGATCAAATCGAACAGGTCGATCAACGGTGGTATGCGGGGATGAATCTAAGTCAGACCTACCATCGCGAATGTGTTGACCATACCGTTGGTTTTCAGTTTCGAAATGACAACATTCACGAGCTGGCTCTCAATCGAACCCGAAACCGACAGTTTGTCTCCCCAGTCCGAAACGACAGTGTCGATCAGCAAAGCTACTCGTTGTACTACGAGAACAAAGCGATCCTGACGCCATTGCTGCGTAGCACGATCGGTCTTCGTGGTGACTTCTACCGATTTCACAATCGAGCCAATGTAAACACCGCGGACACGGGAACGGTTGACGATACGGTGCTCAGTCCAAAGTTGGGAATTGTCCTTGGACCTTGGTCAGATTCGGAGTTGTACGTGAACTGGGGGCAGAGCTTTCACAGCAACGATGCTCGCGGTGTGAATTCTTCGACCGATCCGGCGGATCCATTGGTCAAAAGTGATGGTGCGGAAGTGGGGGCTCGTACTTGGTTGACACCTGATTGGAATTCAACCATCGCGTTGTGGTATCTAGAAATCGATTCGGAGTTGCTGTTTGTCGGCGACGCCGGCACGACGGAGGCTGGTCCGGCTAGCCACCGAGGCGGCATCACATGGACGAACTTTTTACGACTGACCGACTGGATGACAGCCGACGTCGATTACTCGCATGTGCGTCCGCGATTTACCGGTGGAGACCGAATCCCGAACGCGGTGGAGAATGTTGTGACGACCGGGATTACCGCACAGGGGCCTGATTCGCCCTGGTACGGTACGTTCCGATTGCGGCACTACGGACCGGCTGCACTGAGCGAAGATAACTCCGCACGAAGCAGCACAACGACGTTGGCAAACATGCAGGTAGGTTATCAAACACGCAGGATGACGATGGCGGTTGATATTTTCAATCTATTCGACAGTGATGACAATGACATCACGTATTTCTACGAATCTCAGCCGCTTGGTCTCGCAGCTGCCGAAGACCTGCATTTCCATTCGGTCGAGCCGTTGATGGCCCGTGCGAGCGTCACTTGGCGATTTTAG
- a CDS encoding DEAD/DEAH box helicase gives MNNPSQSGQPRLSAQPEIDRDTLASEYFSLLPYEPYPVQEEAMLAYFAGDPGLGDQGVLICAPTGTGKTMIAEAAVYEALRTGKRMYYTTPLIALTDQKMDELQASAVRWGFPADSVGLVTGNRRVNGDAPVLVVVAEILLNRLLNPEVFDFGEVTSVVMDEFHSFNDPERGIVWELTLALLPAHVRTMLLSATVGNAYEFTSWLSRAHNRRLQLVTGDERKVPLQYEWVEDEILNDFAERIARGDDVERRTPSLVFCFSRSQCWTVAEMLKGKSLIDKSRQSELADYLNSADLSTGAGPKLKQILMRGVGVHHAGVMPRYRRMVEELFERKLLAMCVCTETLAAGINLPARSVVLPSLMKGPKDKKRLVDTASAQQIFGRAGRPQYDDRGYVYALAHEDDVKLHKWREKFDSIPEDTKDPGLLKAKKQLKKKMPKRRAGETYWTEQQFVSLQQAKSADLVSRGHLPWRLLAYMLGKSPSIQPLRDLVGRRLMTPKKTEEAQRGLNQMLVTLWQAGYVVPSPLPEVKGESNTKPGVSKKTQADSKKQDELQPEPTGGLFGDLLDQMRSDEPAAESPASENAEQVETDESDGSKEQVSVKSYDLENYQPVEAKPTEKLDRLVHLRSINPIYGVYMADLIASADDNERIATLESVLEVPGTVARYTRMPKLEDMPPGKLATEYLDAELLTRGIATAEELGASSGEDDEEIRDRGFGRVMFDEPKVWPLTIGEKVHRLFQNDFPRIDNVRIRPVWIVGELLNYDLDFNKYITTKKLQKEEGILLRHCLRMILFLDEMANVPPESTTVETWEDWMDDLADKLTIACQKADPQTTNEILAEDNGDDDLVASGRR, from the coding sequence ATGAATAATCCAAGCCAATCCGGCCAACCGCGACTGTCTGCTCAGCCCGAAATCGATCGTGATACGCTCGCGTCCGAATATTTTTCGTTGCTTCCCTACGAGCCCTATCCCGTTCAAGAGGAAGCGATGCTGGCCTATTTTGCCGGCGACCCGGGCCTTGGCGATCAAGGAGTCTTGATTTGTGCCCCTACCGGTACCGGCAAAACCATGATTGCCGAAGCGGCGGTGTATGAAGCGCTGCGGACGGGCAAGCGGATGTACTACACGACGCCGCTGATCGCATTGACCGATCAGAAAATGGACGAGTTGCAGGCCAGCGCGGTCCGATGGGGATTTCCCGCCGACAGCGTTGGCTTGGTCACAGGAAATCGCCGCGTCAACGGTGACGCTCCTGTTTTGGTGGTCGTCGCGGAAATCCTGTTGAATCGGTTGCTTAATCCCGAAGTGTTCGATTTTGGCGAGGTCACTTCGGTTGTCATGGACGAATTTCACTCCTTCAACGATCCGGAGCGTGGGATCGTCTGGGAGTTGACGTTGGCACTATTGCCAGCTCACGTTCGAACGATGCTGCTGAGCGCGACGGTTGGGAACGCGTATGAGTTTACATCCTGGCTTTCGCGTGCACATAATCGCCGATTGCAACTGGTGACCGGCGACGAACGCAAAGTACCGCTTCAATACGAATGGGTTGAAGACGAGATTCTGAACGACTTCGCCGAACGGATCGCTCGCGGTGATGACGTCGAACGTCGGACCCCGTCGTTGGTGTTTTGCTTCAGCCGTTCGCAGTGCTGGACCGTCGCGGAGATGTTAAAAGGCAAAAGCCTGATCGATAAAAGTCGACAAAGTGAACTTGCCGACTATCTAAATTCCGCGGATCTATCGACAGGTGCGGGACCAAAGTTAAAGCAGATCTTGATGCGCGGCGTCGGGGTTCACCATGCCGGGGTGATGCCACGCTATCGCCGTATGGTCGAAGAGTTATTCGAACGAAAGTTGTTGGCGATGTGCGTCTGTACCGAAACGTTAGCCGCTGGGATCAATTTGCCAGCCCGCAGCGTCGTGCTGCCTAGCCTGATGAAAGGTCCCAAAGACAAAAAACGGTTGGTCGACACCGCATCGGCGCAGCAGATCTTTGGCCGAGCCGGTCGCCCACAATATGACGATCGAGGCTATGTCTATGCGTTGGCTCATGAAGACGATGTCAAGCTTCACAAATGGCGTGAAAAGTTCGACTCGATTCCCGAAGACACCAAAGATCCCGGGTTGCTGAAGGCCAAGAAGCAGCTGAAAAAGAAAATGCCCAAACGGCGTGCCGGGGAAACTTATTGGACTGAGCAACAGTTTGTCTCGTTGCAACAAGCTAAATCAGCGGATCTAGTCAGTCGAGGGCATCTGCCATGGCGATTACTCGCGTACATGCTGGGCAAATCGCCTTCGATACAACCGCTGCGTGACTTGGTCGGTCGACGGCTGATGACGCCGAAGAAGACCGAAGAGGCTCAGCGCGGGCTCAATCAAATGCTCGTCACGCTTTGGCAAGCCGGATACGTCGTTCCGTCTCCGCTACCTGAAGTCAAAGGTGAATCGAATACGAAGCCTGGCGTCTCAAAAAAAACGCAGGCGGATTCCAAAAAGCAAGACGAGCTGCAGCCCGAGCCCACGGGCGGTTTGTTTGGTGACTTGCTAGACCAGATGCGTAGCGATGAACCGGCTGCGGAGTCTCCTGCTTCGGAAAACGCGGAACAGGTCGAAACCGACGAATCCGATGGTTCGAAAGAACAGGTGAGTGTTAAATCGTACGATCTGGAAAACTATCAACCAGTCGAAGCCAAGCCGACTGAGAAACTGGATCGATTGGTTCATCTGAGAAGTATCAATCCGATTTACGGCGTTTACATGGCGGATTTGATTGCCAGTGCGGATGACAATGAACGGATTGCAACCTTGGAAAGCGTTCTGGAGGTTCCCGGCACGGTTGCACGATACACACGGATGCCAAAACTTGAAGACATGCCGCCGGGCAAATTGGCAACCGAATACTTGGATGCCGAATTGCTAACGCGTGGTATCGCGACAGCAGAAGAGCTTGGTGCCAGTTCCGGCGAGGATGACGAAGAAATCCGCGATCGTGGCTTTGGCCGTGTGATGTTTGACGAACCCAAAGTCTGGCCATTAACGATTGGCGAGAAAGTTCATCGCTTGTTTCAAAATGACTTTCCGCGAATCGACAACGTTCGGATTCGTCCAGTTTGGATTGTCGGTGAATTGTTGAACTATGACTTGGATTTCAACAAATACATCACCACGAAGAAATTGCAAAAGGAAGAGGGCATCCTGCTGCGACACTGCTTGCGGATGATTCTGTTTCTAGACGAGATGGCAAATGTGCCGCCCGAATCGACAACGGTCGAGACCTGGGAAGACTGGATGGATGACTTGGCAGACAAGCTGACGATCGCATGTCAAAAAGCCGACCCACAGACGACGAATGAAATCCTGGCCGAGGACAACGGCGACGATGACTTGGTCGCCAGTGGACGCCGATGA
- a CDS encoding transposase, producing the protein MPRAPRADEAGGLYHVLNRGNLRAEIFHKDEDYAAFERILGEALEIHQVELFAYQLMPNHYHLVIRPLFDGEMSRFMGWVGGTHTMRYHSHYHTGGTGHVYQQRYKSFPIQDDVHFHVVCRCVERNALRAGLVDGAELWRWGSLWRWHNK; encoded by the coding sequence ATGCCTCGAGCTCCCCGTGCCGATGAAGCTGGTGGTCTCTACCATGTTCTCAACCGTGGCAATCTCCGAGCCGAGATCTTCCACAAGGATGAAGACTACGCTGCGTTTGAGCGGATCCTCGGCGAGGCCCTGGAGATCCATCAAGTTGAATTGTTTGCCTATCAACTGATGCCCAATCACTATCACTTGGTGATCCGACCGTTGTTCGACGGTGAGATGAGCCGCTTCATGGGCTGGGTCGGCGGTACGCATACGATGCGGTACCACTCGCACTACCACACCGGTGGAACGGGCCACGTTTACCAACAACGCTACAAGAGTTTTCCGATTCAGGATGATGTTCACTTTCACGTAGTGTGCCGCTGCGTCGAACGCAATGCGCTACGAGCGGGCCTGGTCGACGGTGCCGAGCTATGGCGTTGGGGATCGCTTTGGAGATGGCACAACAAATAG
- a CDS encoding Gfo/Idh/MocA family protein: protein MDRRKFLAGTAMAATAASIANQAYAAERSQPRRVGLIGCGWYGKCDLLQLLNVEPVEVVSLCDVDSKLLDECADLIASRQKSKKRPRTYASYTDMLAEKDLDIVLVDTPDHWHALPMIAAVNAGADVWVQKPTGCDVLESKAMLDAARKTGRVVQVGTQRRSTPHLLEAKQKVVDAGLLGNVSYADICCYYHMRARQNPPDTAPPANLDYEAWTGPAPMRPYNELVHPRGWRAFMEYGNGIVGDMCVHMLDMVRWQLGLGWPKRISSNGGIYVDKESKANITDTQTARYEFDEMDVNWIHRSWGHAPDPEWPWAGIIYGDKGTLKLDVNKYEYTPHGRGEKLTGKTVIELDKFPTDKTDQRDWSLELHVASAIRGHMKDFLQAIDNRSKPVADIEQGHISSASCILANVSQSLQGRTLEFDPETHTVVGDDEATEKLKRPYRKPYVHPSEAS from the coding sequence ATGGACCGTCGAAAGTTTTTAGCCGGAACCGCGATGGCTGCGACCGCGGCATCGATCGCCAACCAAGCCTATGCGGCCGAACGCAGTCAACCACGGCGAGTCGGTTTGATTGGCTGTGGTTGGTACGGCAAATGTGACCTTCTACAGCTTTTGAATGTGGAACCGGTGGAGGTTGTTTCGCTTTGCGATGTCGATTCGAAACTTCTCGATGAATGTGCAGACCTTATCGCCAGTCGTCAAAAGTCTAAAAAGCGACCACGGACGTATGCTTCGTACACGGACATGCTGGCAGAAAAGGACCTCGACATTGTTCTTGTCGATACGCCCGACCACTGGCACGCGTTACCGATGATTGCGGCAGTTAACGCCGGTGCTGACGTCTGGGTCCAGAAACCAACGGGGTGTGATGTCCTGGAAAGCAAAGCCATGCTTGATGCGGCACGTAAAACCGGCCGCGTGGTTCAAGTTGGTACCCAGCGTCGCAGCACACCACACTTGCTTGAAGCGAAACAAAAGGTTGTCGACGCGGGACTGCTAGGCAACGTTTCTTATGCCGACATCTGCTGCTATTACCACATGCGAGCCCGCCAGAATCCGCCAGACACCGCGCCGCCAGCAAACTTGGATTACGAAGCTTGGACCGGCCCCGCACCGATGCGTCCCTACAACGAACTGGTGCACCCTCGCGGTTGGCGAGCGTTCATGGAGTACGGCAACGGGATTGTTGGCGACATGTGCGTTCACATGCTGGACATGGTCCGATGGCAACTGGGACTAGGCTGGCCAAAACGGATCAGCAGCAACGGCGGCATCTATGTCGATAAGGAATCCAAAGCAAACATTACCGACACGCAAACGGCCCGCTATGAATTTGACGAGATGGACGTCAACTGGATTCACCGCAGCTGGGGTCACGCCCCGGATCCGGAGTGGCCGTGGGCGGGAATCATCTACGGCGACAAAGGCACCTTGAAATTGGATGTCAATAAATATGAATACACACCACATGGTCGCGGGGAAAAGCTAACCGGGAAGACGGTGATCGAGTTGGACAAATTCCCAACCGACAAAACCGATCAACGTGATTGGAGTCTTGAACTTCATGTTGCCTCGGCAATTCGTGGACACATGAAAGACTTTTTGCAAGCGATCGACAATCGATCAAAGCCCGTCGCGGATATTGAACAGGGTCACATTTCGAGTGCCTCTTGCATCCTGGCAAACGTTTCGCAGAGCTTGCAAGGCCGCACCCTGGAATTTGATCCGGAAACCCACACCGTCGTGGGTGATGACGAAGCGACAGAAAAGCTAAAGCGTCCCTATCGAAAGCCCTACGTGCATCCGTCCGAAGCGTCATAG
- a CDS encoding metallophosphoesterase — protein MKFLCFSDLHRNTDAAKHLVELSEEVDIVIGAGDFANRHAGLTDTLSILKDIEKPSVLVPGNGETYKELRDAAAIWSSATVLHGTGCECLGVPFWGVGGGIPVTPFGSWSYDFDEEKASELLADCPQSGVLVVHSPPINTVDADSTERVRGSQSIRDCVESKQPKLVVCGHIHDDWEKRAEIGPSQILNAGPRGVVMDIAFDQ, from the coding sequence ATGAAGTTTCTTTGTTTTAGTGATTTGCATCGCAATACCGACGCCGCCAAACACTTGGTTGAACTTTCCGAAGAAGTCGACATCGTCATCGGGGCAGGCGACTTTGCAAACCGACACGCCGGCTTGACCGATACGCTTTCGATTTTGAAGGATATCGAAAAGCCTTCCGTGTTGGTTCCCGGCAACGGTGAAACTTACAAAGAACTGCGTGATGCGGCGGCAATTTGGTCATCGGCAACGGTGCTGCACGGCACCGGGTGCGAATGTTTGGGCGTCCCATTTTGGGGTGTGGGAGGCGGCATACCGGTCACCCCGTTTGGATCATGGTCGTATGACTTCGATGAGGAAAAAGCAAGCGAACTGCTTGCCGATTGTCCTCAGTCTGGAGTGCTCGTTGTTCACTCGCCACCGATCAATACCGTTGATGCCGACAGCACCGAACGTGTTCGTGGAAGCCAATCGATCCGCGACTGTGTCGAATCCAAACAGCCGAAATTGGTCGTCTGTGGACATATCCACGATGATTGGGAAAAGCGTGCGGAGATCGGCCCCAGCCAAATTTTGAATGCCGGACCACGTGGCGTCGTCATGGATATCGCTTTTGATCAGTAG
- a CDS encoding PQQ-binding-like beta-propeller repeat protein, with product MNNHAADNVNVPRQWNLETGENIAWKTKIPGRGHSTPIVTPAGIFLTTADDADGTQSVIKVDAQSGQLLDRFVLHRGTLPDRIHPNNSLASPTMAYDGQRLFASFHTDDAIVVTALHPDGRKIWQKKVCDFKPALFQFGYGASPILFDELVIIAAEYDGQDSGIYALDRETGKQVWKVPRPENLNFASVAITEIAGQTQMMIAGADTLSSYDPRDGRLMWSASTTTEAICGTVVWDGRRVLVSGGNPVSGTWCVSADGKAQQLWSNRVKCYEQSLLAINNYVFAIADNGVGYCWRTQDGKEMWKRRLFGGGISASPLLADGNLVVATERGEVFVISAIPDRFDMIAEIKTGDSIFASPVAIGNRLYLRTGVNEGGRRQEYLVAIGK from the coding sequence ATGAACAACCACGCCGCCGACAATGTCAATGTGCCGAGGCAATGGAATTTAGAAACAGGCGAGAACATCGCTTGGAAAACTAAAATCCCTGGACGTGGACATTCCACACCAATTGTGACCCCTGCAGGTATCTTCCTAACAACTGCAGATGATGCAGATGGCACACAGTCGGTTATCAAAGTCGACGCGCAATCCGGACAGCTACTCGACCGATTCGTTTTACATCGGGGAACGCTTCCCGATCGTATCCACCCAAACAACTCACTCGCCTCGCCAACGATGGCCTACGACGGGCAACGCTTGTTCGCTTCGTTTCACACTGACGACGCGATCGTCGTCACCGCACTGCATCCCGACGGTCGCAAGATCTGGCAGAAAAAGGTTTGTGATTTCAAACCGGCGTTATTCCAGTTCGGATACGGAGCCAGCCCAATCTTGTTTGACGAGCTGGTCATCATTGCTGCCGAGTACGACGGCCAGGACAGCGGCATCTACGCACTCGATCGTGAAACGGGCAAGCAAGTTTGGAAAGTCCCTCGCCCAGAAAACTTAAATTTCGCATCCGTCGCGATTACAGAAATCGCGGGCCAAACACAGATGATGATTGCCGGTGCCGACACGTTATCTAGTTATGATCCACGTGACGGGCGTCTGATGTGGAGCGCATCGACAACCACCGAAGCGATCTGTGGTACCGTCGTTTGGGACGGGCGCCGAGTCTTGGTCAGCGGTGGCAATCCCGTTTCGGGGACATGGTGCGTGTCAGCAGACGGCAAGGCACAGCAACTTTGGAGCAATCGTGTTAAGTGCTACGAGCAATCGCTGCTGGCGATCAATAACTACGTGTTCGCGATTGCCGATAATGGAGTGGGCTATTGCTGGCGAACACAGGACGGCAAAGAGATGTGGAAGCGACGCCTATTCGGCGGTGGCATCAGCGCCTCACCTCTGCTGGCTGACGGTAACTTGGTCGTTGCAACCGAACGTGGCGAAGTATTCGTGATCTCTGCGATTCCAGACCGATTTGACATGATCGCCGAAATCAAAACCGGCGACTCGATCTTTGCATCACCCGTTGCGATTGGCAATCGTCTCTATCTTCGCACCGGTGTGAACGAAGGCGGCCGACGGCAAGAATACCTTGTCGCAATTGGCAAATAG